Proteins from a single region of Candidatus Zixiibacteriota bacterium:
- a CDS encoding sulfite exporter TauE/SafE family protein encodes MPAILALIGCGLLAGVLGGYLGVGGGIVIVPFLTLVMGLDIKAAVPVSVAAIVINSLASSSEYLRNGMVNLELVVVLTISMVVGTIIGSMLLTVVASTYIKLIFAAILVYTAITFLRGKESTGLAPSIDHNGGRMRLCGFLSFCGGILAGLVGIGGGVIVIPLMFLVLGVPLGIARGTSSFIVGFAGAASVSIYFTSGLVDLSVAPAVMFGTVLGGKVGGSLGAVAKPRVVKILFFVLLLYTAVRLAFGAIGDLR; translated from the coding sequence ATGCCCGCGATTCTCGCACTCATCGGCTGCGGTCTGCTGGCCGGCGTTCTGGGCGGATATCTGGGTGTGGGTGGCGGCATCGTGATCGTGCCGTTCCTCACTCTGGTTATGGGGCTGGACATCAAGGCGGCCGTGCCGGTGTCGGTGGCGGCCATCGTCATCAATTCACTCGCCTCCTCGAGCGAATACCTCCGGAACGGGATGGTGAATCTGGAACTGGTGGTTGTGCTCACCATTTCGATGGTGGTGGGGACGATCATCGGCAGCATGCTGCTTACGGTAGTCGCCTCGACATATATCAAACTGATCTTCGCCGCCATACTGGTATATACCGCCATAACGTTTCTGCGCGGCAAGGAGTCGACCGGGCTTGCGCCATCGATCGACCATAACGGCGGACGCATGCGGCTCTGCGGCTTCCTGTCGTTTTGTGGCGGGATACTGGCCGGGCTGGTCGGGATCGGCGGCGGCGTGATCGTCATTCCCCTCATGTTTCTGGTGCTCGGTGTGCCGCTGGGAATCGCCCGTGGAACTTCCTCGTTTATTGTTGGCTTCGCCGGCGCCGCCTCAGTGAGCATCTATTTTACGAGCGGCCTGGTCGACCTCTCCGTCGCCCCGGCCGTCATGTTTGGGACAGTCCTCGGCGGCAAGGTCGGAGGTTCACTCGGCGCCGTGGCGAAACCCAGAGTGGTCAAAATATTGTTCTTCGTACTGCTTCTGTATACGGCCGTGCGGCTGGCGTTTGGCGCCATCGGAGACCTCAGGTGA
- a CDS encoding MtnX-like HAD-IB family phosphatase, whose amino-acid sequence MRTVVFCDFDGTIATRDVGYSLFKHFSNGENARLIPDWKAGILSSRDCLRMEAAMVKAPPSEVIRFLDQFEIDPGFAAFELTCRQQNAELIVLSDGLDFYIRHILEKFSLHHLPVRCNIGLLHDHGLTVQFPNLPHTCRRCGTCKGEQIDTYRAQLAEPCRAVFVGDGYSDVCAARAADHVLAKKDLEQYCLRQKIPYTKYHDFFDVARLLVEHGYLAR is encoded by the coding sequence GTGCGGACGGTCGTGTTCTGCGATTTCGACGGCACCATCGCCACGCGCGATGTCGGCTACTCTCTCTTCAAGCATTTCTCGAATGGCGAGAATGCCAGATTGATACCGGATTGGAAAGCCGGCATACTATCAAGCCGCGACTGCCTGCGGATGGAGGCGGCCATGGTGAAAGCGCCGCCGTCCGAGGTCATCCGTTTTCTCGATCAGTTCGAGATCGACCCGGGATTTGCCGCATTCGAACTGACCTGCCGGCAGCAAAATGCCGAGTTAATTGTGCTCTCCGATGGTCTGGACTTCTACATCAGGCATATTCTGGAGAAATTCTCTTTGCACCATTTGCCGGTACGCTGCAACATCGGGCTGCTGCACGACCATGGCCTTACCGTCCAGTTTCCCAATCTCCCGCACACCTGTCGGCGATGCGGCACGTGCAAGGGGGAGCAGATCGATACCTACCGGGCGCAACTCGCCGAGCCGTGTCGGGCGGTGTTTGTCGGCGACGGCTACTCCGATGTCTGCGCCGCGCGTGCTGCGGACCACGTACTGGCAAAGAAGGATCTGGAACAATATTGCCTTCGACAAAAAATCCCCTATACTAAATACCATGATTTCTTTGATGTTGCCCGACTGCTGGTCGAGCATGGCTATCTGGCCCGATAA